In the genome of Natronorubrum daqingense, the window GAACAAGGCTCGATTTATCTGACCGTCACCGGCACCTCTGCCGAGCAAGGCGACGACGGCTCCGTTGGTCGGGGCAACCGCGCGAACGGCCTCATCACGCCGAATCGCTCGATGTCGATGGAAGCCACGAGCGGCAAGAACCCGGTCAACCACATCGGGAAGATCTACAACCTGCTCTCGACTGAGATCGCAGAACAGGTCGTCGACGAGGTCGACGGCATCCGCGACCTGCGCGTCCGCCTTCTCTCACAGATCGGCCGACCGATCGACGAACCCCACGTCGCCGACATTCACATCGTCACCGACGACGGCGTCGAACTCGGCGACGTCGAGGACGATGTCGAAGCCATCGTCGACGACGAACTCGCCAACGTCACCGACATCACTCGCCGCGTGATCGACGGCGAACTCTCGACGTTCTAAGGCCTCCCCTCGAGTCGCGATGCGTTTTGAACCGACGCGAGTAACCAGCGAAGACCTACTCGAGCAGCCAGCCGTAGCCCTCGATAACGGCCGATTTGCCCCCAGTCTCGACGATCGTTCCGTGCCCGGGAATAACACGATCGAAGTCCCACGCGAGGACGTCCCGTATCGATCGTCGGAAGGTCGCCTCGTTCGCGATCGTCGCGCGCAATTCGATCGGCGGGCTCACACGCCTGTACATTCGCAGGGCTCGAGCGACGAGACGGGTTTTCAGCGGGTGATGCTCGTCGATGTGAAACCCGATGTCACCGAGAATGGCTGTTCGACTCGGTCGGTGAAAGTACGCCACTTCGGTGAGCCAGCGGTGTCCGGACACGACAACCTGATCGATATCCATTCCCCAGCGCGGATCAGGAGTGTCACCGAGAACTTGGTCGAAACGCAGGTCCGATCGTCTCGCTGGAAGGCCGGGCGCAGCCAGTAGTTCGACGTCGGGATAGGCTGCCCTGTACTGTTCCATGTACAGGTGGCCGTGGAGTTTGCTCGCCGGGGCGACGAACCGAACCTCGCCGAGGTCCGCGAGCGCCGCTCGCAACTTCGGCGTCAATCTGGCCGGCGACTGGACGAAGAGGCCGCCACTCGAGAGCTTCATCACGGACATGATCCGACCGATTTCGACGCCGAAGAATTGCAGCGGCTCCTCGTACGTCCAGAGCCGTTCACCTCGCTTCGTCAACATATTCCGAGTGGTCACTGGCGGAGACGATAAACTACACGGTGGCTCCAGTACGATGGTCGAACGACGGGTGCGCTCCACCAGGACGAGGTATCTCCGTATCGTGCTCGTGACTGTCCAAATCGCACCAAAATGGGGATCTCCGCTTCCAACAGACCCATTACGCGAACGCTCGTGATACACTGATACCACGTTTCGACCCGGCGAACCTCGAGAGCGATCGTCAGTGTCCCTTCCATCTGCCAGTTCGAATCGGATCGTCCTCGCCGTCGTCGCGAGTACCTTCTTCGTCGGGTTCGGCGGCGGCGTCATCTTTCCTATTTTGCCGAACCTCGGCGAGGTGCTGGGCATTTCGGCGTTCATGGTCGGGCTCATCCTGAGCGCGAACCGGTTCACGCGACTCGTCGCGAACGCGCCGGCCGGCGTGCTCGTCGATCGAATCGGCACGCGAAAACCGTTCGTCGTCGGGCTGGCGATCGAAGGCGTCGCGACGTTCATGTACGTCGTCGCGATCGTCTCGCCGATGCCGGAGGTCTGGTTCATGGTCGCCAGAAT includes:
- a CDS encoding DUF4336 domain-containing protein, with the protein product MLTKRGERLWTYEEPLQFFGVEIGRIMSVMKLSSGGLFVQSPARLTPKLRAALADLGEVRFVAPASKLHGHLYMEQYRAAYPDVELLAAPGLPARRSDLRFDQVLGDTPDPRWGMDIDQVVVSGHRWLTEVAYFHRPSRTAILGDIGFHIDEHHPLKTRLVARALRMYRRVSPPIELRATIANEATFRRSIRDVLAWDFDRVIPGHGTIVETGGKSAVIEGYGWLLE